One window from the genome of Asterias rubens chromosome 11, eAstRub1.3, whole genome shotgun sequence encodes:
- the LOC117296668 gene encoding delta-type opioid receptor-like, translated as MKIVPLDTNYTEFGHRVEDVAFITQMILGTVGLLGNILVCVTIARARFMHNVTNVFIAHMAMADVLVCMSLLIFQYKHFVEIFPGGGSVLRNEIICKVYKGQAVLWFTSDLSIYSMLVVTVERFVAIVRPLRYPSFFTHYKVAVMVSLTWFMAALVQTPLFVFNSYNSFEMKCHNKAVSRNGITSLLVAGFMSLMLPVVVLFWCYIRILISLRASAVSHRRENNLAHAEELFMAGRRVVKVLLTVSVLYVCIWFPVHILFCIVNFVRLSPDVEIVLRALLPTLAGVNSVVNPFVYAFKYKEFQRGVRQRVFPCCCYRQRAHVAPS; from the coding sequence ATGAAGATTGTTCCATTGGATACAAACTATACCGAGTTTGGTCACAGAGTAGAAGATGTGGCGTTCATAACACAAATGATTCTCGGCACCGTCGGTCTCCTGGGAAACATTCTCGTCTGTGTGACGATAGCTCGGGCGAGATTCATGCACAACGTCACAAACGTCTTCATCGCACACATGGCCATGGCCGACGTTCTCGTCTGTATGTCTCTACTCATCTTCCAGTACAAACACTTCGTAGAAATTTTCCCCGGGGGAGGGAGTGTCCTCAGAAACGAGATCATTTGTAAAGTTTACAAGGGTCAGGCTGTGCTGTGGTTCACATCCGACCTGTCTATATACAGTATGCTCGTCGTGACCGTGGAACGATTTGTAGCCATCGTGCGGCCTCTACGGTATCCAAGTTTTTTCACGCACTACAAGGTCGCAGTCATGGTCTCCCTGACTTGGTTTATGGCAGCACTCGTTCAAACCCCACTCTTCGTGTTCAACTCATACAactcatttgaaatgaaatgccaCAACAAGGCCGTGTCACGTAATGGGATCACATCCCTTCTCGTAGCCGGCTTCATGAGTCTCATGTTGCCGGTCGTGGTGTTATTTTGGTGTTACATCCGAATTCTCATCAGCCTGAGAGCGAGCGCCGTTAGCCATCGGCGGGAAAACAACCTCGCTCACGCCGAAGAGCTCTTTATGGCGGGAAGAAGGGTCGTCAAAGTTCTCCTGACAGTCTCGGTCCTCTACGTCTGCATTTGGTTCCCCGTTCATATCCTCTTCTGTATCGTCAACTTTGTACGTCTGTCACCAGACGTGGAGATAGTTTTGCGGGCACTTCTGCCGACACTGGCTGGCGTGAACTCGGTGGTGAACCCCTTCGTGTATGCCTTCAAGTATAAAGAATTTCAGCGCGGTGTACGGCAGCGTGTTTTTCCTTGCTGCTGTTATCGACAAAGAGCCCACGTGGCTCCATCTTGA
- the LOC117296645 gene encoding uncharacterized protein LOC117296645 — protein MPSSCCVVGCTNRAHRGESPLGFFRVPRKPPRRGLWLSKINRKPDWNPKVGTRICGAHFVSGRPSPWEDNPDYVPTIFPKRRAAAFSMTLRQEQSLAKIKKSRPVTAAEGCSKVTTSAAEILFTFASRFENQATDQRMKTPEPVKAKTAHSIPKEENEILYDEIQSFLNDVQQPEDPGVQQPQASDSGLKDKTDQSNFRFDSLKSDPEMLEFFTGVYTAAIFMWMLDNMREKVTYIDTQLGMEDHLLIVLMKLKLGLLNKDLANRFGVSSGIVTKIVTQWIPHLATVMKELIVWPDVVTVRQHIPSAYWKDFPTARCIIDFPEILIDRPSDLSTRQQTWSTCRTNNTIKYFIAMTPSGAVSFLSSGYGGSMSEKDIATKSCFFNLVQCGDEILAERNFPIRCELAIRGATLKIPLYSTTGKTKLSEGLVEQSRKLCQARVHVEKLLGKLKSFQILQKSIPGSEISLLDDYVMVIAGLINLSPVHEAVRVEVPGQSEIVRVCIREKNR, from the exons ATGCCGAGTAGTTGTTGCGTTGTCGGCTGCACGAACAGAGCCCATCGCGGTGAGTCACCTCTTGGATTTTTTCGGGTACCGAGAAAGCCCCCTCGACGGGGTCTCTGGCTGTCTAAGATCAACCGAAAACCCGACTGGAATCCCAAGGTGGGAACCAGGATATGTGGGGCACACTTCGTTTCAG GGAGACCTTCGCCCTGGGAGGACAACCCTGACTACGTACCCACAATATTTCCCAAGAGAAGAGCGGCAGCCTTTTCCATGACTCTAAGACAGGAGCAGAGCTTAGCCAAGATCAAGAAATCCCGTCCTGTGACTGCTGCAGAAGGTTGCAGCAAGGTTACAACAAGTGCTGCAGAAATACTCTTCACTTTTGCAAGCCGCTTTGAAAACCAAGCCACAGATCAAA GGATGAAGACTCCGGAACCTGTGAAAGCCAAGACGGCACATTCAATTCCTAAGGAAGAGAATGAAATACTGTATGATGAGATCCAGTCGTTTCTTAATGATGTGCAGCAGCCAGAAGACCCCGGGGTGCAACAGCCACAAGCCTCAGACTCCGGGTTGAAAGATAAGACAGACCAAAGCAATTTCAGATTTGACTCTCTCAAAAGTGACCCTGAAATGCTCGAGTTTTTCACAGGAGTGTATACAGCAGCCATTTTCATGTGGATGCTAGACAACATGAGAGAAAAGGTTACTTACATTGATACCCAGCTTGGCATGGAGGACCATCTGTTGATTGTCCTGATGAAGTTGAAGTTGGGCCTACTGAACAAGGATCTAGCTAACCGTTTCGGTGTCAGCAGTGGGATTGTGACAAAGATAGTTACTCAGTGGATTCCCCATCTAGCCACAGTCATGAAGGAGCTGATCGTCTGGCCTGATGTGGTAACGGTGCGTCAGCATATCCCATCAGCCTACTGGAAAGATTTTCCGACTGCCCGTTGTATCATTGACTTTCCGGAAATACTTATAGACAGGCCATCTGACTTATCAACTCGGCAACAGACTTGGTCTACCTGCAGAACAAATAACACTATTAAGTACTTCATTGCCATGACGCCATCTGGAGCCGTCAGCTTTCTCTCCAGTGGCTATGGTGGCAGTATGTCTGAGAAGGACATAGCTACGAAGTCTTGTTTTTTCAATCTTGTCCAGTGCGGTGATGAAATTTTAGCTGAAAGAAACTTTCCCATCCGATGTGAACTCGCCATCCGAGGTGCCACTCTTAAGATTCCTCTGTACTCGACAACAGGAAAGACAAAACTTTCTGAGGGTCTCGTGGAACAATCAAGAAAACTTTGCCAAGCGCGCGTCCATGTTGAGAAATTATTAGGCAAATTGAAGAGCTTTCAAATTCTACAGAAATCTATTCCTGGATCAGAAATTAGTTTACTTGATGACTATGTTATGGTGATAGCTGGACTTATAAATCTGTCACCAGTGCATGAGGCAGTAAGGGTTGAAGTCCCTGGGCAGTCCGAAATAGTGCGAGTGTGTATAAGGGAGAAGAATCGATAG